The uncultured Carboxylicivirga sp. genomic interval CAACCTCACCGGAAAACAATGGATTGACCCACTTACAAGTTTTCTTATCATTGCGGTTATCGTTTGGGGAACCTGGCGTTTGTTTACCGATTCAGTCGATTTAGCCTTAGATGCCGTACCCAAACATATTAACCTTGAAAAAGTCAGGGAATTTCTGCTGGCACAAAAAGGAGTGGAAAACATTCACGACCTGCACATTTGGGCAATGAGTACTACAAAGGTGGCATTGACAGCACACCTGATAATACCTGAAGGCATTAATGACAATTTTATAGGCGATTTGCAACATGAACTCGAACACGAGTTTGGTATCAACCATACCACGCTTCAAATCGAAAATAAAAGTATAGAAGAAGATTGTGAAATAGATTGCTAAATCTGGCTTATGGAAATAAAATATAAATCAACAATCACTTGCCCCGACTGCGGATACCAAAAAGAAGAAACAATGCCCGAGGATTCCTGTCAGTTCTTTTATGAATGTGAAAATTGCAAAACCATACTAAAACCAAGGCAGGGAGATTGTTGCGTGTTTTGTTCGTATGGTTCAATTATATGCCCAGTATCCACAAAAAAATAAAACATTACTATTTTTCACTTTCGTAGTTTCTATTTTTCTATATCTTAGCTACGCTATCCGTCAAGGGTATAATTGGAAAATTATGCCCCACATACTCGATTATTGCCTGCAAGCAAGTCCTATTTCGGGGCTTTTAGTTGTTTGCATCCACCAATCACACCGAACACTTTCGGTTTTTAGTGCCAATTCCGGCAAAGTCCACCAAAGCATCTCAATTTTCCAACAAAGCTGGATAATTCAGGCTGATTATACCCTTCAAAATCGGGTCTGCCCTAAAAAGCAATTGAATTATCCTCTGGAAGCACCCAAAAGCATTTCGAACATCCTCAAAAGTCCTGAAAAGGAAGAAAAAGCAGTGTCAAAGCACTTGACAAGCCTGCATTTTCAAGCTTTTTCAGGGCTTTTTGCATTGTATTCACCGCTTTATCCGACCGCTTATGACCTTCCGTAGAACCGTATTGAAGCAGGATTTGGTAAAAAAACTGTACCCGGACAGCATTTCCATTAGAAGTGCCTTGCAGTTACTGCGCAATGAAATCGACCTATGCCCGGAACTAAAGGAACGAATCAGCCGGGCTGGCCACATGCGCAAGCACACCTACAATTTTGAGCAGTTGCGGCTCATACTGGAACACTTTAGCCTCACACCCGAAGATTACAACCAACTATAACAGACGAATGAACTATTTTCAGAACATCACCGACTTGGAACAGGCCAAGCAAAGATACCGCACCTTGGCCAAAGAACTGCACCCGGATAAAGGTGGTTCTGCCCTTCGGTTTCAGCAAATGCAAGAAGAATACAAAACCCTGCTATTGGAACTGCAACGCAAGCAAGTAGCCCCTACCGGACAAAACAATCCCCAGCAATCCGATATTATGGCCGAGCTGGGCAAACTGGCCAAAGTCCTCATCCAGAAACAAGTCCCCCAGCGATACCTGCAAGAGAAAATCAAAAAGAGCCAATCCCCAATAGAAAAAGGTCTGTTCTCCAAGCTGGTGGATTTTCTCAATGAGATTGACATTAAATAGCCACCATCGGTAAAAAACAGACCGCTCCAACCAATGCCGCACAAGGCCAGCCAATAACGGCCAAACCCTTACATGCCAGCTATTTTAAGTTTGCTTCCCTATGGAATCAAGCACAAAGAAAATAGTAGGCACATTGGCCGTTGTGGCAGCTATCGGAGGCGGGTTTTACCTGTTTACCAAAGGCAAAAAACTACTGGCCGGGGCAAAGATGAACTTCGCCCTGTTGGGTTTCCGCATCCATAAGCTCACCTTACAGGAAGTCCAGTTTGCGGTCAAGCTCCGCTGTTACAACCCCACCAACGCACCCATTACCCTTGCCATCAATCAGGTGGTGGCCAAATACAAGGGTTCCGACATTGCCTATTCCACCCCCGACATTAAAGGATTGACCATTCCAGCCGGACAAACCAAAGAGCCGGAAATCACCTTTCAAGTGCCTTACCTGAACCTCATGGGTAAAGGCTTGTCAACTGCTGTACTCCAAAACACGCAGCAGCTCAAGGCCGATATGACCTTCACCCTCACCATCAGCATCAACGGGGAAACCATCACCACCACGCAAAATTTAATCGACGAGAATATGAACGGACTAGCATCGGGACAACTCGGTATTGTTTCCGGCCCACGCAATACAAAAGACGGACGACAGTTCAACCACCTGATAAAACGGGCTGCCGGAGCCAGCACCTTTATCAAGAACGGCAGTGTGCTGGAGACAGTGGAGAGCTGCATCAACATCATTGCCGACCACTACCGGGAAGTCGAGGAACTGGCCGCCAACCTAAAGGCCGATTCGGTAAAGGACACCTGCCGCAACATCTTCAATTTTGCCTACACCTACCTGCAATACCAAAAGGACGAGGACGGAACCGAACAGCTCCGCACACCCGCCAGAAGCTGGTTGGACGGACAGATTAAGTTCAGACAACAGGGAAACACCGATTCAGGCATCGACTGCGATGATTACAGCATCTTCTGCGGCTCCATCCTCAAATGTCTGGGCATCCCCTTTAAGTTCCGTATCACCAAGTATGACGGCAAAAGCTACTACCAGCACATCTATGTGGTTGTTCCGGCACAGGGCGACAGCGAAGATGAGATTGTCATCGACCCGGTGCTTTCCAAGTTCGACTACCAGAAGCCTTACAGCTATGAGAAGTCCGACTTCAACATGTCGCCTTTGCAAATGCTCGGTGGCGTTCGGGGTATCAACGGACTGACCGGAACGCTGGGGCTGGGCTTGCCCATCTATGCCTTATCCGGTCTGGATATGGCGGGCGGACGGATTGCCGATGAAGACCATGCCGAACTCATGGCCATCATTTCAGGGGTTGACTTTGATGATGCCATCAACGGGCTTGGAAGTGCCGATGATGCCACGCTCAACTACCTGACACGCACCCGTGACTTCCTTCTGAAAAGCAAGGAGAACAAGGGCAAGATGTCACACATCCAAAACCCCGACCAGTTCATCAGTATGATTGACCAAGCCATCAAGTTCTGGAACACCCCTCAGCGTGACCAAGTGCTGGACAAGCTGGCAACCATTGAAGACAAGCTGGCCAAGAGCGGCTTTATCAAATACGATTCGGAGGCCATGCAGGGATTGGCAGAGCTTGACGATTTGGACGAAGAACTGGATGGACTGAACGGCCAAAGAAGCCTTGGCGGCTTTTTCAAATCCCTCAAACGCATTGGCAAGAAGGTGGGCAAAGGCATTAAAAAGGGAGCCAAAGCCGTTGCCAAAGTCGGCAAAAAGGTGGTAAAAGCCATCGTTCGCTTTAACCCACTCTCCATTGCCATTCGCAATGGACTGCTGGCTGCTATGCGCCTGAACATGTTCGGCATTGCCAAGAAGTTACAATACGCCTTTTTGCCTGATAATCTGGCCGCAAAGCACAACATTGACCCACAGAAGCTGGCCGACTTGAAAAAACGTTATGCCAAGGTACGAAAGCTCTTCGATGGCTTACAGGGCAAAGAGAAGAACCTGCGTTCTGCCATTTTGAAAGGGGCAAAACAAAAAAGTCCGGACTTTTCGGTGAAAGGGGTTCAAGGCATCGTGGCCGGATTGCAGGGATTGGAGGCCATTGGCCAGTTGGCCGAATTGGGCAGTCTGGGCGTGGCGGCCACCGCAGCATCGGTGGGTGCTGCAACCGGGGTGCTGGCAAAAATCAAGAGCTGGCTCCAGCCTGTCACCAACATCTTCAAAAAAGCCAAAGAAAAGATTGTCGCCCGTAAGCAAGCCAGACAACAGGCAACACAGGTACAGGCTCAACCGCAGCCGCAAGCATTGCCGCAACCCCAAAACATCATCGACACCAGCGAGGCATTCACAGAGAACCTCACACCGATAATGCCGATTGCACCAGTTGCGCCAACGGCCAGTTACAATATCCCGAACCTTAGCCCGGCAAATGCCAACACACCTTATTTGCCATCGCCCACACCCACGAATATGGCACGCACGCCCACAGCGGTCAGCCCGACCAAGGGCATCAGCAAGGGAGCCAAAGTGGGCATCGGGTTGGGACTGGCCGCACTCATCGGAACCGGGGCTTACTTCATGTTCCGGGACAAGGGCAACAAACCCAAGACCACTACCTCCCCCAAGGAAACACCCAATAAGAAATCGTTGGGGCGCATAGAACTCAGTTAAAACCAGTACTTAAATTTTATAAACATGGCAGTAAGAAAAAAGACTTCGAGAACCCCGACCACATCGGCACGGGCAACCAAGATTGACTTTATGAAAGCCACCAACAACATTGGAAAACCCGT includes:
- a CDS encoding J domain-containing protein codes for the protein MNYFQNITDLEQAKQRYRTLAKELHPDKGGSALRFQQMQEEYKTLLLELQRKQVAPTGQNNPQQSDIMAELGKLAKVLIQKQVPQRYLQEKIKKSQSPIEKGLFSKLVDFLNEIDIK
- a CDS encoding GDCCVxC domain-containing (seleno)protein, with amino-acid sequence MEIKYKSTITCPDCGYQKEETMPEDSCQFFYECENCKTILKPRQGDCCVFCSYGSIICPVSTKK